The genomic segment GGCGGACGCGCCGGCGAGCCCGCCGGGCGGTGGCTTCGGCGGCGTCAGGGAGCAGGACAGGTTCCTGCCCATCGCCAACATCAGCAGCATCATGACGAAGGCCATCCTGGCCAACGGCAAGATCGCCAAGGACGCCATGGAGATCGTGCGGGAGTGCATCTCGGAGTTCATTGATTCATCGCCAGCGAGTGAGTGCCTCTGTTGATCGCTGCCGCTCTGTTTTGCCTGCCCGAATCAAGTGTGGTCTGGTGCTGACCTGTCCCCGTTTTGTCTTGTCTGTATTGTAGGGCGAGCGGCAAGTGCCAGAGGAAGAAGTGCAAGACCATCAACATCGACGACCTGCTCTGGGCGATGGCCACGCTAGGCTTTCAGGAGTACATTGAGCCCCTCAAGGTTTATCTGCAGAATTACAGAGAGGTGCATGCCCATTTAGCCATGTGGGACTTTTTTTATCTGAACTAATTGGGGATGGATTAGTGCTTTGAGAGTTAGGTAAGTCCATGATAGTTTAATATGTTGCTGCTGTACCCTGAAAAGCTCTGTTTGGCACTTTTGTTAGTCCTAGTTGGCAAATTTAAACACTCATGTTCAGCTTGGTGACTGATGAGACCCCACACTGCCTGGCACCAATCATCTTATTGTCCTTAGAACAAGTGTTGATTTATCCCTCCAATTACTACTGTCATTGAGATCTTCAATTCTTTTCTGTACTGTTAATTCAGATAACTGAATGATTTGAAGCACTAAGAATTGTCTCCGGAGTCCAACTATTAAAATGAAGTCTTTTATTCAACTGGGACATGCATGCGTACATGTGCTTGGAAGATATATTCTGAATGTTCATCTCAAAGTGTGATGGGGCTTTTTCTGTCTTGTGCAGGTTGCTCACTTTGGTCTGGCCAAGATCCAGCACGAAGACGACACAGCCATGTGTCTACGCTGGCGATGGGGACTTTCGGGTACGAAGTCGGGTAGATCTGCCGAGTCGAGATGCGATTGATGATAAAAACTCATGCAACAGAGATATCATAACATTTCCATTTTGTTACATGTTTATATTTATTCAAATTCAGCTATTTACATGGCCGAGCGGTCGAGAGATGTTTCCTTCATGCAGCAGTTTAAGTTGCTTCCAATTAAATCTGCTGTGAATGTGTTATATATAATTGAATCTGAACAAAATTTATTCCTTCAATCCTATTCATGTTTGCTCGGTGCAGATTAATTGATTGTCTCAATGTTGCCAAAGCTAGCATGTTATCATGCCAATGTATTAAAATTAAGGGATATGAAATAACCCCCCTCATGGAAATACAATCGAATGCACCTTAGCATGGAAATACATCAAATTTGGATGAAAGGCAACATAAATGGCTTGTTGATCCTATTCAAATTATACCATGAACTTATTCTACATGTATTCAACTAGATCAAGTACAAGTACATTAGTTCGTCATATCTGTTATTAATACACTGTCCAAGTCATGAATTTCCTGAACTGGTGCCTGTATATATTTGGGTGCTTGTCAATTAGAAAATGTCTTCATCTAGCCTTGTCTCATCATTAAATTTGTGATACATATTTGCTGAACAATTTTATTCTCCTATGTTATTCAAGGAAATCTATATGATTTCTGTTCTTGACATAAAAAGATGAGCTAACCTCTAGGTATATACAGATTCCACCTACAAGTGAATGCTGAGATACCATGTTTGTACTACGTGCCAGTGTAACTGTACTGATACAAATACTACTTATGTACTTATGGAGTAGTAAATAACCTGTCATGTAATGTATACTAATTGGTGGATTGTACAGGGCAGCTCCTTGTCATGGGTGGCGCTGTTGTCGGCAGGGCCGTTTCTTCTTCGAATTACCATGCACGCGCGTCTTGTTTGTTGCTAATCAACTAGTGATTTGGGTGATTTTGGGTTGCTGTTAGTTTTGCTTCTGCAATTTAATGCTGTCAATGCTCTTTCCCGTTTGGTGGATCAACTAATTGCTTACAAATCCAGCAGGCATGAATGCTTACTTTTACAGATTTGTTTGACTGACTTCCTCAAATCTAGCTCGTGTCTATTTGTTGGATGTGGATCAAGTCTCCCTATGTCGATGAGTTCTAGATTCCAGTTCACCAAGTTTCGCTTATGAATGAATGCGCTAGAAGTAGAACATAATCTGTTGCATTGGTGGTTACTTTATACATTTTCTAATTGGTCAATCAGCTAGTTAGCTACAGTTTACCTTGATCAGCGAATGTCGATGGTCAAATAATTTACGTCCATTCTCTAGATCTTAACATGTGGTTCTTGGATAGGTCCCTTTTTGAACCCTTTTTTATCTGAATCCCATGAAGAAGTAAATGAGCCTAGTTTTTTAACATGCTTGCTGTCTTATTAAATTAGGGGAAATTATTGCCTGGATAGGTGCTTTCTTTTGTGAAGTTAGTGGATGTTGATCAAGTCCCCCTTTCCGCTGTATGAAACGTTTCTCCTGTTGTACTTCATAAAAAGCTTTCTGCTGATGGCAGGAAGAAGAAGGCTGTTCACAAGAAGATGGCAGGAAGAAGCAGGCTGATTCGATCCGATCCTCAAGGTAGCCCTTCCCTTCCCTTTCTCTCTTCGATTCGATCCGATCTATGCACAAAGTTCACTAGTTTGGATGCATCATAGAACTTGTGGTGGTGGTGTTTAGATTGCAGCAAGCAAAAATACAAGTGTTGAGCTTGTTAAGTGTTTTGTTACGGTGAAATCTGAACCATTTATTGAATAGTAGGATGGCCGACTTTCTATGATTATCTCTTGTTGCTATGTTTGTCTTTTCCATATCCAAATCATGTCTATGAATTGGTGTGCTTGAAAACCAAGGAATGCTTCTATTCCTTGTCGGTGTTCTTTTTATTCTAGTATAAGATGAACCAGCTCGTTATTTGTTTGGTGGTTGGTTTGCATACATGTTCTTTTCCTGCAGAAATATGTTGTGGTTCCTTGCAAAGTAAATATGCTGTCagatttacttttattttgttcCTAATCATTTTGTTCTATAACGTGCAGATGCTGGCCTTTCATGTTTCTTCACGAGCATCAGGACAAAGTTGGAAGAAGCATAGTTCTAGCTCATTGGAGCTAGTTCTGGGAGTAATGAAGCCCTTTAGGCTGATCCTATTTGTATGTGTGTTATATGATGTAGACTCTACACTTGTAGACTCATGTGGTAGACTCATGTGGTAGACCCTACACTTGTAGGGCTCATGTGATAATCATGTGGTAAACTGTACACTTGTAGAGCTGTTATCCAATTGTAAACTTGATGATGATCACATTGTACGTATGTTATATGATATAGCAGATTGCTTCTTGCTGTTACTTGAAGTATTGTGTCAGTTTTCTGTATTGGTATACTGAAATTTGAAGAACATGACCTTGATAGCAGGGTCCGTGAACCAAAACGCCACATTTGGGACCTCTTTACCAGAATTTGACAATTGG from the Triticum urartu cultivar G1812 unplaced genomic scaffold, Tu2.1 TuUngrouped_contig_8183, whole genome shotgun sequence genome contains:
- the LOC125531824 gene encoding LOW QUALITY PROTEIN: nuclear transcription factor Y subunit B-3-like (The sequence of the model RefSeq protein was modified relative to this genomic sequence to represent the inferred CDS: deleted 1 base in 1 codon; substituted 1 base at 1 genomic stop codon): DAPASPPGGGFGGVREQDRFLPIANISSIMTKAILANGKIAKDAMEIVRECISEFIDSSPASEASGKCQRKKCKTINIDDLLWAMATLGFQEYIEPLKVYLQNYREVHAHLAMWDFFYXTNWGWISALRVR